The genomic stretch GAAAAAGCCCCATGGACTTCGGGGCAGTCTCCCGCGGGACTTTGCCCGCCAAATGCCGAGAGGCAGACCCACGCATCGAGGCCTGCTGTGCAGGGTGTCAAGAAGCGCCAGGAAAGACTGCCGAGCACCTCGCGCGGCGGTGGGGCCAGCGCAGCCGGCAGGCTCCTGGTCTTAAGGGTCAGGGGGCGCACTCGGCGGCCCTGGGCCACGTGCTCTGCGCGCGCGGTGCGTGCCGAGGCCCGCGCGCAAAGCCCGCCGGGCGGGGGCTACGCGCCTGCGCGCCGCgttctccccgcccccacccgctcCCCGGGGCTTCGGCCGCCAGGGGGCGGGAGCGGGCGGCACCGGGGTTCGCGGCTTGGCTGCGGGTGGTAATGGGGCCGACAGGTGCCCCAGGCCGCTCACTGGACGGAGTCTGAGCTGTGTCTGGCTCGACGCCTGTTCGTGTTGGCGGCAGGGTCGACAGGGCCAGGCGGAAAAAGTTACGGGGCTTCGGGGCGCTCGCGGTGGCGCTGCCCTTTGGAAAGTGGACTGGGTCCGCTCCTCGAGGTGTGGTCTGACGGTCGCTGAGATGGGCCGCGCGGGGCGGCTCCCTTCCTGAAGGAGGGTCAGTCTCTTAAGCCCGGGCACGTTCCTCGGCCAAGACCTGTGACCTCCTGGGACAGCTGTCACAGCTAGGGGACtggtgggtttgggttttttaaagagGTGGGCTGCCGTGGGCTTGATTGGTGCTTAGCTCGGCGGGGAGTACTTGAACCGACCTCCCGGGTTCTGCCAGTTCCCTCCCTTCCATTCCCTTCCCGGGCTAGCCCGCCCACGGGAGTTCTCCCGCAGTGCCCGGGTCCTCCCTCcattaccttatttatttatggcaCATACCTGCTGTCTTCCAAGAAGGATTTGTGAGAGGCGGAGCTCCCTCTGGTTGGAAACCAGTCCGTGATGGGTGTGTGAGTGAAGTGTTCTCTGGCTCGTCTGCCCGGCCAGACGGGTTTAAGGCTGTGGTGCCACATGGCTCTTGTCTTAAGAAGTAGGAGTAAGGGGCAGTGGGAACAACTGTAGGGGACTCTTGATGTGTTTTTTAAGGGTTGAGAAATTGGAGGAAACCCTGACCACAGACTTGCCGGCTGTCCTGGAGCCCTTCCTTCCCGTGTTTCCAAGTGTAACATGGGGCTGTTAGGACATCCCGATCAGCGCTGTATTCATGCCCCTGAGTTCTGGGCCTCTTTGCCAGCCCCGGGTTTCTTAAAAGACTTACTAGTTCCCTCTTACTTTTTGAAGGActtaaaggagaagaaggaagttgTGGAGGAGACAGAGAATGGAAGAGACGCACCTGCTAATGGGAACGCTGTGAGTGTCTGCCTTGCCCATGATGCCTAGCCGCTCCTGGCCAGGAAGTTCTCTCACTCCAGCTTGAGCTTAGTCTGGGGTGAGCAAGAAGGCTGAGCCCTTGGCTAGTTCCTGCATCGTGGTCTCCTGGTGGAGCTTTAGGAAGAGGAGTTGAGGTCTCTTGCCTGGTCTTGGGCTGCACGTGCATTGGGTGGGCTGTGGGGGGGGAAGAGCCGGGATTGGACAGGAGTGGTGATCTGTTCTTATTAACAACTTGGTATGTTTTCTGTCGAGGAGAATGAGGAAAATGGGGAGCAGGAGGCCGACAATGAGGtagatgaagaagaggaagaaggtggggaggaggaggaggaagaagaggaaggtgaTGGTGAGTAGCCTTGTTTGTCTCTCCTGTTAGGGGGTACCTTTCCCTGGCCTTGTCTAGCAAAGGGACAGGAGTTGGGTCCTGGGGTTGGGGACCAGTGGCCCACCTACAGCTGGGTTGGTACAGCGGGGCTAGGACTTCGCTGGTTTTAGGCTAGCGAAGTGAAGCTGTGTCCCCATGTATGCACGCTTCCACTGGTGCCTTCCACACACTGGTCtgttgctctctccttctctggagACCAGTGCCTGCATGGAGGTGGCAAGGTGCCTTTGGCTGCCTCGTTTGTCAGGCAGCAGGGATCAGGGATATTTCTGTTCCCTGGAGAATCTTTCACTGGGAAGTTCCCCTGAGGAGCTGCGGTGTTTTTTTGTCCCCACCCAAGTTCAGGTTGTCGCTGGGTGGGTAGGGTATCAGGATTCTTCCTGGTGTTTGAGGGAAGGCAATGTGGTTTACCCTGGGATTTGATTCTGCAGGTGAAGAAGAGGATGGAGATGAagatgaggaggctgaggcagcTACGGGCAAACGGGCAGCTGAAGATGATGAGGTGGGTTCTGGCTTTGGTGGGGAGTTGGGACCTGAGACATGATAGGCAGAGGGGCTCGTTCCTGCTGTGCAGTCCTGAAAGGCTCCCTTATCTTGAGCAGGAACAGAAAGGAAGCTAGGCCTGTCTTCTCAGAGCTCTGGAAGCCTCTGGAGCAGCCAGTGCCTGGCCCTTGCCTTTTTTCTGTAGAAGTGGGGGTGGGCCCGGTGTGTGCTTGCAGGGCCTTGACCATCTTTCTCTGTGCAGGATGATGATGTTGACACCAAGAAGCAGAAGACTGATGAGGATGACTAgacagcaaaaaaggaaaagttaaacttaacaaaaaaaaaaaggccaccgTGACCTATTCACCCTCCACTTCCCGTCTCAGAATCTAAACGTGGTCACCTTCGAGTAGAGAGTCCCGCCCGCCTGCCCAGCGCAGGCAGTGCCACCCGCAGATGACACACGCTCTCCGCCACCCAACCAAAACCACAACGTGAATTTGCaacaggggaggaaaaaagaaccaaaacttCCAAGGccctgctttttttcttaaaagtactttaaaaaggaaaatttgtttgtattttttatttacattttatatttttgtacatattgTTAGGGGTCAGCCATTTTTAATGATCTCGGATGACCAAATCAGCCTTTGGAGCGTTCTCTGTCCTACTTCTGACTTTACTTGTGGTGTGACCATGTTCATTAtaatctcaaaggagaaaaaaaaccttgtaaaaaaagcaaaaacaacaacaaaaaaacaatcttATTCCGAGCATTCCAGTAACTTTTTTTGTGTATGTACTTAGCTGTACTATAAGTAGTTGGTTTGTATGAGATGGTTAAAAAGGCCAAAGataaaaggtttctttttttccttttttgtctatgaagttgctgtttattttttttggccTGTTTGATGTATGTGTGAAACAATGTTGTCCAACAATAAACCGGAATTTTATTTTGCTGAGTTGTTCTAACAAAGCTGTCTCAAGCCTGGTTTTTCTGCATTTCAGTTTCTCTAGGTGACCTGTGGGGGGGGCAAGGACAGGAGGAGGGGGCATTGGAAGGATCTTGAATTCAAGCCCAGCCAGATTTCCTGGGGATAGTGGGCTGAAGACCCCCCAGTTGTCAAGAATGGGTGGGAGCAGCATGGTGGGTGGCCAgagagatcaagagctgagctgtGGCTGGCCACTAAGACCTTCCGGGAGGGTACTGGGAATTAAGAATTCTGAAGGGGAGGCCACTTCCGGGGAGTTGGTCTACTGATTGTACCAAGAGCCATTTCCCAGTGGTATTGGATGTCAGGTGGATCAGGGTGCTCTGGAAGATAATGTCCGCATCCCCAGGTACTACCAGGAATGGGCTACATGAGGCACTGTTGTTACACagaccccacccccccagggttggggtgggtgggtggtggcaCAGGCCAAGTGTGAACATGGCCAAGACCGCAGATAAGCCACCTGCCCATGGGGCTACCCATAACCTAAGCCTTTCCTCCTGGGTCCTCACCCAATTAGTTGGTGACTGTGGCTCCCCCTGGTGGTGGCATGTGGCACCTTGTCCCTCTGGACTTATTTTCAGGGCCCCAACGTAGGCTTGCCCTAATTCCCCAAGCTCTTTTCAAGGAGAAAGAAGTGGACCTTGGTTAGGGAGGTTGGCCAGCCTTCCCCTTGAACACAGTTGAAGATCGTAGATGAGCGCTTAGGATTTTCAGACGGCTGGTTGTGTGCGGTGAGTCGGGAAAGCTAACGGAAGTGAAGGTGAACAGGAGTTCAAGTCCTTGGGGGCAGGAGCTACTAGAGCGCTCTAAGCCTCCTGGGGCTTGCAGGTAAGCTTCACAAGTGGAACCctgcaacaccccccccccccccccgcccctcacAAGCTTCCATAGCGTGCTCCTGAATCATGCCCATTCTCTAGGGGGTTAGCAAGGGTTGACACCTTAGCTGTTCGGGGTGCTGAGAATGGGACAGTCTGTTCACTAAGGATCTAAAAGCAGGGGTTCTGTTCCCACTTCTGTAACCAGCTGGGTGATCCTGGGCCTCCTTTATCCTTCCTGAAtgcagctgtttttttttttgtttgtttgtttgtttttttgggggggtgtgaagatttatttgggggagggagagagaatctccaggagactcttttttttttttaaagattttatttatttatttgacagagagagatcacaagtagatggagaggcaggcagagagagagagatagagggaagcaggctccctgctaagcagagagcctgatgcgggactcgatcccaggaccctgagatcatgacctgagccgaaggcagcggcttaacccactgagccacccaggcgcccctccaggagACTCTTAAGTGCAGACCCCAACGCGGAGCTCAAATTTAtaatcctgagatcctgacctgagcagacaccaagagtcagatgttcaagtGACAGGCATCCCCTGAATGCAGTCTAAAGATGCATGCACTCACAGCTGCAGGGGAAAGCgggacagaagggagggggaCAGAATCCTCAGGAGGGACACCTCTGTCTGGAATGCCCAAGTCTACCCTGTAGTCAGAAATGGGTGGGGACAGAAGCCAGGCACGCTCCCTACCCACTCCTGTTCCCCAACATCGTGGCCATGTGGGAGTCCTTGGATCACATTAGGGCTGACTTACACACTGCTTTATCCAAAGGAAGAAACCTGGGACCCCAGTTTCTGCTGATAACCACCCCCTATCGCTCTCCTATCTTTCCCTGACCTCCTTCCTTCTCAGGCCTCCACTTTCTTTGTTAGGGAGCCTGCAAGACACCTACCCATAGCAAGGGATGGGAGGATAGGGCTGTTAACTGAAGTATCCATCCACAACTCCTTAAGGACCATCTATGAATAATGGGACCCTGAGCACAAAGACAGGGGGACCTGACAGCAGGGAGGGCTTCCCTGGGGAGGTGGCATTGAAGCTGAGACTGGAAGGGCCAGGAGGATGAGAGAGGAGATGGGGGACAGGTTAGGGGGCAGGAGTGGTGCATGGGGAGGCCTTGTGCAGGAAAGTGCTAAGGGTGCATGGGCAAAGGGGGTGGGCGGGCTGTGGACCAGgtgcagagctaggatttgaggAAGCCACAGGATGGTTTGAGGTAGAAAAGCTCCTGGAAAGCACTGTTGTGACATCTGCAGAGGCAGGGGGCCCGGAGTAAGGGGGAAGGGCAAGGTGGAAGAGAAACAGGTGCATTTAAGATATCACATggggtaggggtgcctggttggctcagtctgtctccttttagctcaggtcatgatcttggactcccaggatcaagtcctgggatcgagtcctgcatgggctccctgctcagccctgctcagcgggtacttgacttttccctttgcccctcaccctgctcatgctctctctttcttattctctctctcaaataaataaataaaatccttaaaaaaaaaatacacatgggtTAAAGTGTCAAGATTCCGGGACAGAATGGGTGTTGGAGGCAAGGATCCTCCAGGTTCTGGCCTGAGCCCTCCAGCACAGGGAGGTGCCATTTACGATATGCCAGGGGCTGGAGATGAAGGTCTAAAGCTGCATGGAGACCTCCTGTGTTTGAGGTGAACTGTCAGAGGCTGGTGGGTACACAGGTCCGGAAGGCCGGCAAGAGGTCTGGCTTGGGCCAGAGTAATGGAGGCCGAGGTATAAACCAGACAGGCCAGGAAAAGGGCCTAGCAAGAAGACATAAGGCTTAGGTCACA from Neovison vison isolate M4711 chromosome 3, ASM_NN_V1, whole genome shotgun sequence encodes the following:
- the LOC122902415 gene encoding prothymosin alpha isoform X1, whose amino-acid sequence is MSDAAVDTSSEITTKDLKEKKEVVEETENGRDAPANGNAENEENGEQEADNEVDEEEEEGGEEEEEEEEGDGEEEDGDEDEEAEAATGKRAAEDDEDDDVDTKKQKTDEDD
- the LOC122902415 gene encoding prothymosin alpha isoform X2, translating into MSDAAVDTSSEITTKDLKEKKEVVEETENGRDAPANGNANEENGEQEADNEVDEEEEEGGEEEEEEEEGDGEEEDGDEDEEAEAATGKRAAEDDEDDDVDTKKQKTDEDD